ACTGCGGAGACTAACGTCAATGGTGAGTTCGAAATAAAAGTACCCTCCCTTTATGCCGTGCTTGTGGTATCTTATCCAGGCTACCAAACCAAAGAAGTCCCCCTAATTGGTAAAAGGGAAATTAACGTGGCCCTGGTAAAAGACGGAATTAACTTAGGTGAGTCTGTGGTGAACCTGCCATATTTTTCGCAGAGTGAGAATAGCTTAAATGGGGCTTATGCGGTGGTGGCGACCACACAAGACAAGACCGCCGAGAACAGATCTGTATTTCAAATGCTGCAGGGAACTGTAGCGGGGTTACAGTCTACTTCTTTTTCCGGTGTGCCAGATGAGGGTGTTTTGTTTGATATTCGTGGTATCCATTCTTTATATGCCACCAACAATCCTTTACTGGTGGTAGATGGATTTCCAATTGTAAAAACCTTATATGAAAGCGCCATCATAAAAGGCAATATTTATAATTTTTTAGCCGATATAAACGTAAAGGATATTGAATCTATAACCATCTTGAAAGATGCTGCTGCGGTAGGAGTTTATGGATCGCGTGCATCAAATGGTGCTATTGTTATTCAAACCAGAAGTGGAACAAGTGGAAAAACCTTTCTTGATTTTAATGGTCAGTTAAGTGTAGCGGAAAGGTTTAAAGAAATTCCGGTAATGGATGCGTCGTCTTACAGGAATTACCTTTCTGATAGACTTTATGGGCAGGGGTATGACGAAGCGACAATTAGCCAGAAATACCCATTCTTTACAAATACAAATACCCAAACCTCAGAATATTGGAGATATGCCAACAATACAGATTGGCAAAAAGAGATTAGCAGAGTGGCGTTGGCTCAGGATTATCACCTGGGTTTGAGAGGAGGAGATGGTACCTCTCAGTACTTATTTAGTATTGGCTATAAAGATCAGGAAGGTACAATCCGGGGTACAGATGTAAGTCGTATCAATACACGGTTTAATCTTGATTTTAAGTTGCTTAAGAAATTAAGTGTAGGTACACGTGTGTATTATTCACGAACGAATAAAAATCTGATGGATCAAGGAGTAGAGGAAAGAACAAACCCTTTGTACCTCAGCCTGGTGAAATCTCCTATCCTTGCCCCATATAGGAAAAATAATGAAGGGGTAAATTTGGCGGCCTATGATTCAGGAACTTTTGATGGATTGAGTAATCCGCTTGCAGTAACCAATCTGGCTTCAAATCAGATGAACACCAACTGGTTGTTGGGTAATGTATTTCTTAATTATGATTTCAATTCAGCTTTCAAGACTAAAGTCAATATGGGGCTGGATTGGAAAAATATAGATGTTAACCGTTTTCTTCCTTCAGCAGGGATTGTCTTGAGTAAGGAAGGATACATTCGTTCATCAGAGCAGCAGTTAGCTAAAGAAACTAATATTTGGGTAGAACATACGCTGACCTATGAAAAGAGCTTTAATTATATTCATCATTTAAGAGCTTATGGAGGCTATAATCTGCAAAATACAAAGCTGAATAGCTATTACGGTTATACCGTGAACTCACCTTCAGATGATTTTACAGGTTTAAAAGATGGTACCAAAGTGAAACTTGGTGGGGAGGGAATGACAATTCACAATATGTCGGCATTTGGAAATGTGGATTATGAATTTAAAAATAAACTGACTTTTACAGCCGGGGCCAGATTGGATGGATCTTCGAGGTTTGGTAAAAACGCAGATGTAGGTCTAAGGATCTTCTCTTCTCCAACAGCTGTAATGCCTTATGGCGGAATTGCCTGGAAAATCAGTTCCGAACCATGGATGCAAAACCTTAAAGCTGTGGATGAATTAAAACTTCGCGTCTCGGCAGGAGTTACCGCCAATCAGGATATTGATCCGCGGCTTAGTCAGTCATTGTATGAAGCAAGGTATTATGTGAATGGGCCGGGATTAATTCCATCAAATCTTTCCAATAACACCATTAAATGGGAAACAAATTACAATTACAACGCCGGTTTTGATCTCAGTTTATTAAGTAGAACGATACGTTTAAAGTTTGATTATTTCCAAAATAAAACAACAGATCTGTTAACCCCGGTTGCACTTGATGGTGCCAGCGGATCAACGTTTTATTGGACCAATGGCGGTAGTCTCAGAAATAATGGGGTTGAAGCCGGCATTGATGTAACAGGCCATGCAGGTAAGGTAAACTGGAATTTTGGATTTAATATCGCTACGAATAAAAATAGAATCACCAGTCTGCCAAATGGGAAACCTTTAATCAGCGGCTATTATGGCTATAAATCAATTGCTATGGTTGGCAAGCCTGCGGGGCTTTTTTACGGATATAAATCATTAGGTGTATTTACCAATCAGACTGATGCAGCTGCGGCAAATTTAATAGGGGATAAGGGTCAGAAATTTAAGGCTGGAGATTTTCATTATGACGATTTAAACAAGGATGGATATATTAGCGAAGCGGATATGCAGGTGATAGGAGATCCTAATCCCGATTTTTATGGGGGAGCAACAGCGGGGGTATCTTATAAAAACTTCGACTTGAATGCTGTTTTCTCTTATTCTTATGGCAATGATGTCATGAATGTGTTGAGGTCTAAGTTGGAGGTCGCCAAAGGATATGAGAATCAATCAATAGCTGTACTTACCGCCTGGAAGGAGAATGGGGATCAGACCAATATCCCTAAGTCGCAATATGGTGATCCGATGAATAACAGTCGTCCTTCTTCAAATTGGGTCGAGGACGGTTCTTATTTCAAATTGAGAACATTAACATTGGCTTATAATATTAACAGAAAGCTCTCATTCATTAGAAATGCAAAGGTTTATTTAAGTGCATACAATGTTTTCACCGTTACCAACTACCTGGGGTGGGACCCGGAGGTGCGCACCGGAACAAGCGTATTTACCAATGGATATGATTTTGGAAATGTTCCGCAATCCAGGACATTTTTGTTAGGCATCAAATTAGGATTATAATATTAAAACTATGAAAAAAATGAGGGTTATATATGTTGTTTTTGCCATAATGCTGCTGGCATCTTCTTCCTGCAAAAACTACCTTGACGTGGCACCTGAGGGAAAAGTAGCGACCAAAGATAACTTTACTTCTAAGGATGATGCCGTTGCTGCGATAAACGGCCTTTATGGTTTGATGCAGGATGTAGTTGATCAAATCTGGTTGATGGGAGAAGCCCAGGGAGATTTAGTTGTTCCGGCGAGGGGTGCTGATAAGTATCTCTACGATGTTTCGACGCATCAGGTTACACCCGAAAATCCTTATGCAGATTATACGAAATTTTATAGGTTGGTTAATGCCTGCAATGGTGCAATTGCGGGTTTAAGAAAGCTAAACGTTACTGTTCAAAACTATGGTGAGGATGCAATGAAAGCAGACATTAGTGAGGTGATTGCCATTCGCTCCTGGGCATATTTTCAATTGGTGAAGATTTGGGGGGATGTACCCTACACAGAAAATTTTGTGAGCACGTTTGATCAGGTAACCAATATTGCACCACTAAAAGGCAATGAGATTCTTAAAAAGTTGACGAAAGATCTGGAAGGTGCTGTAAACACAGGGTTGTTTGTTACCGCTTTAGGAGGAACAGCAGAAACAGAGCGGTTTAACTACTATTCTATCCGGTACATGATGGCAGAGATGTACCTGAATACAGGTGAATACCAAAAGGCCTACGAGATACTGTCGACATTTGTCCCTTTTAATTATATGAACGGTCAGACTTTTAGGATGGATACTTATGTAAAGGCCGATTGGATTACTCAGTTTGCAACAAATGTGGTAACAGGTGCCCAGGTAAAATCGTGGGTGCAATGCATAAAATTTGATGTGAACCGCAATCAGACGCATCATATTATGCAATGGACAAATAATCAAGGAAACGGGATTTATGCATTTAAGCCAAGTGTAAATGCCATACAAAACTGGAGTAAACAGGAAGGCACTTTAGATGTACTTACCGGTGCCGGACTGCCGGCAAAAAATGGAGTTGATGGTGATATCTGGCGTGCCAATGGGCGCTCATTTTTGATAGACGGGAGAGATACGCTTATCTATAAATATCTAATTAAAGACAATTTGGGAACACGTAAAGACTCATATAAAGATGACATGTCGTTTATTTTAGCTCGCGACGGGCATACCGCACTTTTAATGGCCGAGATATTAAATAGGTTAGGCCGCTCTGAAGAAGCATTATTACTGATTAATGGTTCGGTAACGGCTTATATGGGGGTAAGGTTTCGCGTAAGGGTAATGCCTAAACTAATTGTCGACCGTACTGCCAACATTGCAGCTCAGGTTGATGATATTATTTTAGATGAATGGGCTCTGGAAACTGCCTTTGAAGGAAATAGGTGGTTTGACATGGTTCGCATGGCAAAAAACAGTGGCAATAGCGCATTGCTGGCCAACCGAATAGCTTTAAAATATCCTTTGGCTCAAAGAAATGCAATCAGGCAAAGATTATCTAATCCAACCTATTGGTACTTGCCATATTACCAAAGAAATGTGGATGCAAATAAACTACTTATCCAAAAACCTTATTAATCATGATGAAACCGATGAACAAAATAATATATGTATGGGCACTGGCTGCTGCAATTGGTTATTCATCTTGTAAGCAGCAGGATGAAAGACCAGAGAATTTGATAAAACCAGTATTGGATTATACAGTGGCTAAGTCAGCTGATGTGGTAGGTAGTACAACCATTGCAGTAGGTCCGGAAAAAGAGTATGAGCAATCAAGTAAAGTAGTTTTTAAGTTTAATCTGCATGCGAATGACAACCTTAAAAAGTTTACCGTAACGACAAGTTCTTTAAATAGATCTTTACAATCCGGTGTGGTAAAAACCATACCTGAAAATGCACTTGATGCTATGGGTAATTTTACGATTGCGGTAAAAGATGTGACCATTTATTATGCTTATTACATTATTGATCAGGATGTAGCAGGTATACCCATTACCTTAACTTTTGATGCACTTGATCAAAAGAATGCAGAAACGATTAAGCAAAATATCATCAGGCCAATAAAGAAAGGTAGTACAAATGGAAAGATTTTTAATGTATGGTCTGTACGAACTGGAGAGCAGTCGTGTTTTGATATAACACCGGGAAGTGTTAACTCTACTTTAACCAATATCTTCATGCCATTACTATCGACTACTAAAAGATTAGGTTATTTTTTTTCACTGGATGTGCTTCCGAAGCTGGGGGATATCGATTTGATTGCTTACCACTCCGGGACAACTTACATCTATGTATCGCCAACGGATCAGCTAGTTACTGATGAAGTAAAATTTGCAGCATTTAAAGGTAACAGCGCATTGCAGAAAATTCAGTTTAAAAAACTAACACTTACTTCTGATGATTTTGATCAGATTACACATGATAATGAGCTATCTTCATTTATTCAGAATTCGGTATCAAATCCTACTAAAACAGCTGCTCTTGTAAATGGAGATGTATATGCCTTTCTTCGTGCAGATGGAACCGGAGGAATATTTAAAGTTTCAAATATCAAGGTCCAATCGCAAAGTTTTGCAGATCTAGTCATCAAATACCAAAACCGACAATAACCAATTATGAATATCTATAAGACAATTTTTCTTCAACTTAGCATTTTATTTTTTTGCAGCCCACTCTTTTCTAAAACCGTTATTATTACAAAGTTTGGTGCTAAGGGTGACGGTGTCACGATCAATACGAAGGCGATACAAAAAGCAATTGATGCCTGTACCCAAGAGGGGGGCACTGTCATTATTCCTGCAGGTTCCTTTTTAAGCGGGACATTATATTTGAAGAGTAATGTGACCCTTTTTTTGGAAAAAGGGGCGACGATATTTGGTAGTACAAAGCCCGAAGACTATCCTGCAAATTCACCAACATCGGTGGTATGTGGAGATACACATAGCGGTAACGGAAAATCAAAAGCAAACAGGGCTTTGATTTATGCAGAATCCCAGCAGAATATTGCCATTGCAGGTGAAGGAACCATAAATGGCAATGGGGGCGATCCTGTTTATCAGAAAGGTGATAATGGATCTGACAGACCAAAACTCTTGTTCTTTATTTCTTGTAATAATGTGGCCGTAAAGGATGTTTTCTTGACAAATTCAGCTTTCTGGATGCAGGATTACCTGGGCTGTGATGGTGTAATTATACATGGAATTAGGGTCCTTAATCATTCCAACTGGAACCAGGATGGGATTGATATTGACAGTAAAAATGTAGTGATCTCGGATTGTATCATCGATAGTGATGATGATGGAATTTGCCTGAAAAGCTACATTGATGATAAGGTCGTTGAAAATGTAACGATTACCAACTGCGTAATTTCTACAAACTGTAATGCTATCAAATTTGGCACCCCGGGAGTTGGAGGATTTAAGAACATCACCATCAGCAACTGTAGTGTTAATGCAAGTAAATTCAGCAATTTCAGAAACTGGACAAAACGTTATAAAAACATTACTGCCGATCCATCCATGGTATCGGGTATATCGCTTGAATGTGCAGATGGTGGAGCGGTAGAAAACATCATGATCAACAACATTACGATGAAGGGTACACAAACTCCAATTTTTGTTAAAATAAGTAACCGTCAAAGCCTGAATAAAGATCAAGCTAAAAAAGGCAGTATGCGCAATGTAATGATCAGTAATATTATTGCAGAAGTACACAGTGGCAGAACAAGCTCTATTACCGCTTATCCAGGTACTTATGTAGAGAATGTGAAATTACATCACATGATATTTGATGTAGTAAGCACTGCAACACGCGAAGGAGCAGATCAACCGGTAAAAGAGAATGAAGGTGGTTATCCGTCTACACATATGTTGGGCGAGGTTTCGCCGGCAAATGGTTTTTATGTGCGCCATGTTAAAGGAATAACTATAGAAGATGTGCAAATTAACTTGTTTGGAAATGATACCAGGTATCCAATTGTGTTTGACGATACTGAATATGGTACTGTAAAAGGTGTTTCTGTTAAAAATAAGGAAGGCAAAATCCGTTGGATAAATGCCGATGACGCACAAATTATCAAGAGTAATGAAATCTATTTTGAAAACAATCGCCGTTAATAATATGAAGAACTTTAAAGCCTGTTTTACGATATGCCTGCTTCTATTTTGCAGCATTTTAAAAGTCAATGCCCAGGAATACAACATCATTAGTTTTGGCGCAAAACCAGATGGTGTAACTAAATGCACTGCCGCTATTCAAAAGGCAATTGACGAATGTAGTAAAAATGGGGGTGGTATTGTCATTGTCCCTTCAGGTAAATATTTGTCAGGAACTGTGTATTTGAAAAGTAATGTAGAGCTTCATCTAAACAGGAATGCAATGATTTCGGGTAGCCTTTTGAAGGCTGATTATACTGCCCGAAGTTTAGTGATGTGTGACGCTGTAGAAAATGTTTCTATTACAGGCGAGGGTATGATTAATGGGAATGGAGAAAATGAGGTATTTCAGGAGTCTAACAAAGACCGGGTGCGTCCACATGTATTGTGGCTACGCAATTCAAAGAATGTAACGGTAAAAGATGTTACCTTGAAAAACGCTGCCTTTTGGGCGTTCCGTATTTTGGGTAGCGAAGAAGTGATTGTGAATGGTGTGCGGATATACAACCATGGTGCAACCAATAACGATGGATTAGACATTGATGGGAAGAATATT
This is a stretch of genomic DNA from Candidatus Pedobacter colombiensis. It encodes these proteins:
- a CDS encoding SusC/RagA family TonB-linked outer membrane protein, which translates into the protein MKLSYTFILLAFCTFAVQAQKPVKVAAQKSVVPSFTKIKGTIIDIQTKKTLSKISISLKDIRTTTAETNVNGEFEIKVPSLYAVLVVSYPGYQTKEVPLIGKREINVALVKDGINLGESVVNLPYFSQSENSLNGAYAVVATTQDKTAENRSVFQMLQGTVAGLQSTSFSGVPDEGVLFDIRGIHSLYATNNPLLVVDGFPIVKTLYESAIIKGNIYNFLADINVKDIESITILKDAAAVGVYGSRASNGAIVIQTRSGTSGKTFLDFNGQLSVAERFKEIPVMDASSYRNYLSDRLYGQGYDEATISQKYPFFTNTNTQTSEYWRYANNTDWQKEISRVALAQDYHLGLRGGDGTSQYLFSIGYKDQEGTIRGTDVSRINTRFNLDFKLLKKLSVGTRVYYSRTNKNLMDQGVEERTNPLYLSLVKSPILAPYRKNNEGVNLAAYDSGTFDGLSNPLAVTNLASNQMNTNWLLGNVFLNYDFNSAFKTKVNMGLDWKNIDVNRFLPSAGIVLSKEGYIRSSEQQLAKETNIWVEHTLTYEKSFNYIHHLRAYGGYNLQNTKLNSYYGYTVNSPSDDFTGLKDGTKVKLGGEGMTIHNMSAFGNVDYEFKNKLTFTAGARLDGSSRFGKNADVGLRIFSSPTAVMPYGGIAWKISSEPWMQNLKAVDELKLRVSAGVTANQDIDPRLSQSLYEARYYVNGPGLIPSNLSNNTIKWETNYNYNAGFDLSLLSRTIRLKFDYFQNKTTDLLTPVALDGASGSTFYWTNGGSLRNNGVEAGIDVTGHAGKVNWNFGFNIATNKNRITSLPNGKPLISGYYGYKSIAMVGKPAGLFYGYKSLGVFTNQTDAAAANLIGDKGQKFKAGDFHYDDLNKDGYISEADMQVIGDPNPDFYGGATAGVSYKNFDLNAVFSYSYGNDVMNVLRSKLEVAKGYENQSIAVLTAWKENGDQTNIPKSQYGDPMNNSRPSSNWVEDGSYFKLRTLTLAYNINRKLSFIRNAKVYLSAYNVFTVTNYLGWDPEVRTGTSVFTNGYDFGNVPQSRTFLLGIKLGL
- a CDS encoding glycosyl hydrolase family 28 protein, with protein sequence MNIYKTIFLQLSILFFCSPLFSKTVIITKFGAKGDGVTINTKAIQKAIDACTQEGGTVIIPAGSFLSGTLYLKSNVTLFLEKGATIFGSTKPEDYPANSPTSVVCGDTHSGNGKSKANRALIYAESQQNIAIAGEGTINGNGGDPVYQKGDNGSDRPKLLFFISCNNVAVKDVFLTNSAFWMQDYLGCDGVIIHGIRVLNHSNWNQDGIDIDSKNVVISDCIIDSDDDGICLKSYIDDKVVENVTITNCVISTNCNAIKFGTPGVGGFKNITISNCSVNASKFSNFRNWTKRYKNITADPSMVSGISLECADGGAVENIMINNITMKGTQTPIFVKISNRQSLNKDQAKKGSMRNVMISNIIAEVHSGRTSSITAYPGTYVENVKLHHMIFDVVSTATREGADQPVKENEGGYPSTHMLGEVSPANGFYVRHVKGITIEDVQINLFGNDTRYPIVFDDTEYGTVKGVSVKNKEGKIRWINADDAQIIKSNEIYFENNRR
- a CDS encoding RagB/SusD family nutrient uptake outer membrane protein, with translation MRVIYVVFAIMLLASSSCKNYLDVAPEGKVATKDNFTSKDDAVAAINGLYGLMQDVVDQIWLMGEAQGDLVVPARGADKYLYDVSTHQVTPENPYADYTKFYRLVNACNGAIAGLRKLNVTVQNYGEDAMKADISEVIAIRSWAYFQLVKIWGDVPYTENFVSTFDQVTNIAPLKGNEILKKLTKDLEGAVNTGLFVTALGGTAETERFNYYSIRYMMAEMYLNTGEYQKAYEILSTFVPFNYMNGQTFRMDTYVKADWITQFATNVVTGAQVKSWVQCIKFDVNRNQTHHIMQWTNNQGNGIYAFKPSVNAIQNWSKQEGTLDVLTGAGLPAKNGVDGDIWRANGRSFLIDGRDTLIYKYLIKDNLGTRKDSYKDDMSFILARDGHTALLMAEILNRLGRSEEALLLINGSVTAYMGVRFRVRVMPKLIVDRTANIAAQVDDIILDEWALETAFEGNRWFDMVRMAKNSGNSALLANRIALKYPLAQRNAIRQRLSNPTYWYLPYYQRNVDANKLLIQKPY